The genomic interval CTAGCAGCCGTTCCTGGATCATTTCGCCCGTCAGATGGCGATATACGGAGGGCATAACACCACCCATTAGTCGCGAGTTCATCTCGACCAGGGCAGGGCCTTGGGTCGTCGCAATCATCTCGCAGTGAAAAATACCAAAGTCGAAGCCCAGCGCCCGGGCGACCGCTTCCGCGTATCGGAAGCAAGCCTCGACCTGATCAGGTGTCAAATTGGCGGGCATCGATGCGCCGATCTCGATGCATTCATCTTCGCGTGCGCGGGTGTGGTCGGACATCATAAAGCGATAGAAACTTCCATCCCGTACACCTATCTCGGCAGAAACAAGAGGACCGCTAAGATACTCCTCAACGAGGATTCCTTTGCGAAATTGAGCTTGAAGCTGACGGGGCAGAGCATCGATACCAGATAGGAGTTTCTGGGCCGCACGTTCGGCATCCGGCGGCGTAGGCGCTACCGAGGCGAGCAAGCTGTCAAAGCCGGTCTGCGGCTTTACCACCACCGTGGTGCCGATGGCTTCCGCCACGGAGCGCGCCTCCTGCGGCGTGGTTACCGGGCGGAATCTTGGGCAGTGCAAGCCGGCGCGTAGGATCACTTCACGCGCGCGTGTCTTATCGCGTGCCGTCGTCACGGCAGATGCGCTGGTAAATGGAATGCCCAGTCGCCCACAAACCCGTGCTGCGACATCGACACAGGGCTCCAATTCGGAGATGACGGCATCGATTGGCGCAAGCGCTGCGAGCCGTCGAACGGCATGCAAAACCTTCTTATCCACGGTGGAGTCTGGAATGGCGACGATTGTATCGAGGGTCGAAAATATGTGCTTTACGCGCTCTGTCTCGACATAGTGGTGATAGCCAGATCTAATAAGGGAGACTCGCAATCCCCTTTGCTTGGCGAGCCGCATGGTTTCGATGCCGGGCGAATTGGTGTCGATGAAAACGATGTGCTGGCCCATGACGCCTCCTTCTCAACCGACACGCATTGCGACATCAGGCTGTATGAAATCGAAGCGGATGGTCGCGCCGGCCTGCCGGCCTATTCCATCTATGGTGTTCTCGATGACTTCGACGAGGTCTTCGAGAACGTCACGGGGTTTTCGCCTCTTCCGGCCGCGATCAAATTTCCCCAGCAGCAGCAAAGCGCAAGTCTTGTCGGGTTTGGCGCAGAAGACCAAGGCGCCACAGTTTGCGAATTCCCGCACCAGGAATGCATCGTCAGAGGCGATGCCTGAAAGCAACTCATACGCCTGACACAACCTTGGTCGAATTGTGGCATAGTCCTCCGACGCTTCGATCCCGCCAGCAAAGGATAGATATGGCAACTTTGTCGATGTCCGCAGCCATACTTCAGTTCCGTCTGCTCTAAGAAACATGGCGATTCCCTTTCTATTCAGGAAGTCATCAGACTACTCAGCCGTCGTTGGGGTTGCTCCGCAACAAGCCGCCGATAGAAGGAGGACCTGATCGGCTCGACGCCCTGAGCCGCGAACATCGCGCCAAGCGACTGGCGGGGGTGGCCTTGCGGGCCGCGCAGCCGACGGCTGGCTCAGGGCCGCCGGACTCCACGCATTTGATGCCTTTGCAGCCGACTTTGAGCGCGTCTGAGTTCAAGGTCTTTCACCGAACTTCCCCATGCTGCGAGGTGCAGGACCGTATCGTGCGCCCTTCCAATGGATCGGGCCGCTAGAGTCGGTTTTGGGTTCGCAGCCGACGAAGAGGATCTGCTGCCCAAGGTCGACAAGCGCGGCGAACGTATTTCGGGAGGTGGCGGACTGCCCCCGTTGCCGTAGAATTTGATTTGACGCAGACCTGACATGTAGCTTTCTTCTCCCTTCGTCGCTGCTGCCCGCGACATGGACGCCGGTCGGAAGTTCTCGCCGCCTCGTACCAAGGAGTGTCAAAACTCGTGCCAATTTGGCTGACCGAGCCATAGAAAACTTTTCTGATTGCTTTTCAGCTGTTTAGCCCGAGACAAACCAAGCGATTGACAGAACAGTTTCGTGTAGCGGCCCCGACAAAGGCGACACAAGACCTTAGATGGCGTGATTTTGCGGAGCCCCGGGCCCGGCCGCGACGTTGGCGACCGCGGTTCTCTTTGAACCGTAGGCGCAACGGCTCATCCAGAGGGCCATGTGCGCCTGCTATGAAAAGATAGTCAATTCGTTGAAGACACGCGTAAGTGGACGAACAAGCTGATGGGACGCAACATTCCACCCTTTGCCGCGCTCCGTGCGTTCGAGGCCTTGGTGCGGCATGGCAATCTTCAGGTGGCGAGCAACGAGCTTGGCATATCCTCCGGTGGGATTAGCATCAGGTCAAGTCGCTCGAGGTCCGCCTTGGGGCCAAACTACTGGTCTACCACGGTCGGTCCTTTGCGCGCGGATTCGCGCCGCAGACAGAATCCATACCGTAAAGGTTCATGTTCTAAGAGTCCTTGATCTTCCTGCCACGGTCTGCGAGGTGACTTGAAACGAATGGCATAGCGGTCTCCCCGACGCACCTGAGACCTGAATGCACCGAAGGCCGACAGAGGCCTGCCACATAAAAAGATCAGGTGTGTGCGGATTTCCATGATGGTCCGGAGCATAGGCTCCCGTGCGAGGCCGGATAGATACGCGCGGACCGAAATATGCCGCCCCGTTGCGTATTCCCTTGCACCGCGCGGCCGGCCCATAGATGCGATGCATGATCGTCGCAAGCTTGCGTGCCGGCGACGACGGCGGGCTTGTGACCGCGTTTAGCCGCCAACCGCATGCCCCAGGCTCGCAGCGTGCTGTGCTTCTTCGAGCGTGTGATCATCACGCTCACCGCTTCGTAGAGGACTGTCAATTATTGGGTCGCTGGGCGTCGCCGAAGCGACCGTCAGACCCGCTCCAGCGCGACCGCCATGCCTTGGCCGACGCCGATGCACAGGGTGGCCAGAGCGTAGCGCGCGCTGCGATGTCGAAGCTCCAGCGCGCGCGGTGCCGGCGATG from Mesorhizobium shangrilense carries:
- a CDS encoding ATP-grasp domain-containing protein is translated as MGQHIVFIDTNSPGIETMRLAKQRGLRVSLIRSGYHHYVETERVKHIFSTLDTIVAIPDSTVDKKVLHAVRRLAALAPIDAVISELEPCVDVAARVCGRLGIPFTSASAVTTARDKTRAREVILRAGLHCPRFRPVTTPQEARSVAEAIGTTVVVKPQTGFDSLLASVAPTPPDAERAAQKLLSGIDALPRQLQAQFRKGILVEEYLSGPLVSAEIGVRDGSFYRFMMSDHTRAREDECIEIGASMPANLTPDQVEACFRYAEAVARALGFDFGIFHCEMIATTQGPALVEMNSRLMGGVMPSVYRHLTGEMIQERLLDIHLGLPIREGLPKHAGYVSARNIMPDRDAALANHIDLSWLEEYGDQLIEFDPHRLDPGIRVQRRETLGWFHVRAGSFAEANTVANAVLGGFEKSIGIPLMR